The following are encoded together in the Ovis aries strain OAR_USU_Benz2616 breed Rambouillet chromosome 15, ARS-UI_Ramb_v3.0, whole genome shotgun sequence genome:
- the LOC101103422 gene encoding olfactory receptor 52Z1P codes for MAPSSYNYTSPQDMWYILIGIPGLEDVHTWISIPICFMYIVAIVGNLFLIFLIVTEQRLHEPMYLFLSMLALADVLLATSTAPKMLAIFWFHSMNISFGSCVSQMFFIHFIFVAESAILLAMAFDRYVAICYPLRYTAILTSSAIGKIGIAAVVRSFIVCFPFIFLVHRLRYCGRNIIPHSYCEHMGIARLACDNININIIYGLTVALLSTGLDIMLIIMSYTTILRTVFQIPSWTARFKALSTCGSHICVILMFYAPAFFSFFAHRFGGKTIPHHIHILVANLYMVVPPMFNPIIYGIKTKQIQDRVILFFSPISICC; via the coding sequence ATGGCTCCTTCCTCTTACAATTACACCAGTCCTCAGGATATGTGGTACATCCTGATTGGAATCCCAGGACTAGAAGATGTGCACACCTGGATCTCCATCCCCATCTGTTTTATGTACATTGTTGCTATTGTAGGTAACCTCTTCTTGATCTTCCTGATTGTGACCGAGCAGCGTCTCCATGAGCCCATGTATCTCTTCCTTTCCATGCTGGCTTTAGCAGATGTCCTGCTCGCCACATCCACAGCTCCCAAGATGCTGGCCATCTTCTGGTTCCACTCCATGAACATATCCTTTGGTAGCTGTGTATCCCAGATGTTCTTCATACATTTCATCTTTGTGGCAGAATCTGCTATTCTCCTGGCCATGGCAtttgaccgctatgtggccatctgttaTCCACTGAGATACACTGCGATCTTAACCTCCTCAGCCATTGGGAAGATTGGCATAGCAGCTGTGGTCAGGAGCTTTATTGTATGTTTTCCATTCATCTTTCTGGTACATCGACTTAGATACTGTGGGAGAAACATCATTCCCCATTCCTACTGTGAGCACATGGGCATTGCCAGATTGGCCTGTGACAATATCAATATCAACATCATTTATGGCTTGACTGTGGCCCTGCTGTCTACAGGACTGGATATAATGCTCATCATTATGTCCTACACAACGATCCTTCGCACAGTGTTTCAGATCCCTTCCTGGACTGCGAGATTTAAGGCCCTTAGCACATGTGGTTCCCACATCTGTGTCATACTTATGTTCTATGCTCcagcattcttttcattttttgcccATCGGTTTGGGGGTAAAACCATTCCTCATCACATCCATATCTTAGTAGCAAACCTCTACATGGTGGTGCCCCCAATGTTCAACCCCATTATCTATGGGATAAAGACCAAACAGATTCAGGACcgagtaattttatttttctcccccaTCAGCatatgttgttaa
- the LOC121816646 gene encoding olfactory receptor 51V1 yields the protein MIALVSPNTNSSSFLLTGFSGLEQLYPWISVPFSTIYAVVLLGNCLVLYVIWTEPSLHQPMFYFLAMLAITDLCMGLSTVNTVLGILLGLIREISLDSCITQAYFIHGLSFMESSVLLTMAFDRYIAICNPLRYSSILTNSRIIKIGLTILGRSFFFITPPIICLKYFHYCHPHILSHSFCLHQDLLRLACSDIRFNSYYALMLVICTLLLDAVLILFSYVLILKSVLAIASREERHKSFQTCISHICAVLVFYIPIISLTMVHRFGKHLSPMVHVLTGNIYILFPPLMNPIIYSVKIQQIRRRMLRLFSLKIC from the coding sequence ATGATAGCTTTAGTGAGCCCCAACACtaattcctcctccttccttctcacgGGATTTTCAGGTCTGGAGCAGCTGTATCCCTGGatctctgttcccttctccaccaTTTATGCTGTTGTTCTTTTGGGTAACTGCCTGGTGCTGTATGTAATCTGGACTGAACCTAGCCTGCATCAACCCATGTTCTACTTCCTGGCCATGCTGGCTATCACTGATTTGTGCATGGGACTGTCCACAGTGAACACAGTGCTAGGGATCCTGTTGGGGCTGATTCGAGAGATCAGCCTGGATTCCTGCATTACCCAGGCCTATTTCATCCACGGTCTGTCCTTCATGGAATCCTCTGTTCTCCTAACTATGGCCTTTGACCGGTACATTGCAATTTGCAATCCACTGCGTTATTCCTCCATCCTGACTAATTCCAGAATTATCAAAATCGGACTCACCATCTTAGGTAGGAGTTTCTTCTTTATTACACCCCCTATCATCTGTTTGAAATACTTCCACTACTGCCATCCCCACATCCTCTCTCACTCATTCTGCCTGCACCAAGACCTTCTCCGCCTAGCCTGCTCAGACATTCGATTCAATAGCTACTATGCCCTGATGCTGGTTATTTGCACACTATTGTTGGATGCTGTACTTATCCTCTTCTCCTATGTCCTGATTCTTAAGTCAGTTCTGGCAATTGCCTCTCGGGAGGAACGGCATAAGTCATTTCAGACGTGCATCTCCCACATTTGCGCTGTCCTCGTGTTCTACATTCCTATCATTAGCCTTACAATGGTGCACCGATTTGGCAAGCATCTCTCCCCAATGGTCCATGTCCTTACGGGCAACATCTACATCCTTTTTCCACCTTTGATGAACCCTATCATCTACAGTGTCAAGATCCAACAGATTCGTAGAAGAATGCTCAGACTCTTTTCTCTAAAAATATGTTGA